The following are from one region of the Capsicum annuum cultivar UCD-10X-F1 chromosome 1, UCD10Xv1.1, whole genome shotgun sequence genome:
- the LOC107844099 gene encoding protein NRT1/ PTR FAMILY 7.3 isoform X2, whose translation MEYCLNIDKMDDKVGNIPHEEFTLDGTVDMHGHPAVRDRTGRWFAGVLLLVNQGLATLAFFGVGVNLVLFLTRVMGQDNAEAANNVSKWTGTVYIFSLLGAFLSDSYWGRYKTCAIFQAIFVVGLVSLSLSSYIFLIKPNGCGDEETPCGSPSSVHTVLFYVSIYLIALGNGGYQPTIATFGSDQFDEDHPQESHSKVSFFSYFYLALNLGSLFSNTILVYFEDKGMWTLGFWASAGSAILALVLFLIGTPRYRHFKPTGNPISRFCQVIVAAIRKWKTEQPSNGDDLYEGDGRELADNSSRNILHTKEFRFLDKAAIITSKERLDNPWSLCPVTQVEEVKCILKLFPIWLCTILYSVVFTQMASLFVEQGDAMKTTVSGFHIPPASMSSFDILSVAAFIFIYRRVLDPLVASIKKSSPRGLTELQRMGVGLIIAIMAMVAAGIVEHFRLKYANKDCSHCTNSSSLSIFWQVPQYVLIGASEVFMYVGQLEFFNGQAPDGLKSFGSALCMTSISLGNYVSSLLVSIVIKFSTTNKMPGWIPGNLNKGHLDRFYFLLAALTIADFVVYLICAKWYKYIEFEQRSSRTQNEEQQGGLRFLA comes from the exons ATGGAGTACTGCTTAAACATTGACAAAATG GATGATAAGGTAGGGAATATTCCACACGAAGAATTCACTCTTGATGGAACTGTTGATATGCATGGTCACCCTGCTGTGCGTGACAGGACTGGAAGATGGTTTGCTGGTGTTCTATTACTAG TGAATCAAGGTTTAGCAACACTAGCATTCTTTGGGGTTGGAGTGAATCTAGTCCTATTTCTTACAAGAGTTATGGGGCAAGATAATGCTGAAGCAGCCAACAATGTTAGTAAATGGACTGGCACGGTTTACATCTTCTCACTTTTGGGAGCTTTCTTAAGTGATTCCTATTGGGGTAGATACAAGACTTGTGCCATCTTCCAAGCCATTTTTGTCGTT GGCCtagtatcattatcattatcttcataCATTTTCTTGATCAAGCCTAATGGCTGTGGAGATGAAGAAACCCCTTGTGGATCCCCTTCAAGTGTCCATACTGTGCTCTTCTATGTGTCCATTTACTTGATTGCTCTTGGTAATGGAGGGTATCAACCTACCATTGCAACATTTGGATCAGATCAATTTGATGAAGATCATCCTCAAGAAAGTCACTCAAAAGTGTCCTTCTTTAGCTATTTCTACTTAGCATTGAATCTTGGATCCTTATTTTCAAACACTATCTTAGTCTATTTTGAGGACAAAGGCATGTGGACATTGGGTTTTTGGGCATCAGCTGGCTCAGCTATTTTGGCATTAGTTCTGTTTCTCATTGGGACACCTAGGTACAGACACTTCAAGCCTACGGGGAACCCCATTTCAAGATTTTGTCAAGTGATTGTAGCTGCAATTAGGAAATGGAAGACAGAGCAACCTTCAAATGGAGATGATCTATATGAAGGTGATGGAAGAGAGCTTGCTGATAATAGCAGTCGAAACATACTGCATACGAAAGAATTTAG ATTCTTGGATAAAGCAGCTATAATCACTTCAAAGGAGAGACTTGATAATCCGTGGAGCCTTTGTCCAGTGACTCAAGTGGAAGAAGTGAAATGCATCCTAAAACTATTTCCAATTTGGCTTTGTACAATACTTTACTCTGTTGTGTTCACTCAAATGGCCTCTTTATTCGTGGAACAAGGTGATGCCATGAAGACTACAGTTTCAGGCTTCCACATCCCTCCTGCAAGCATGTCAAGCTTCGACATCCTTAGTGTTGCAGCATTCATTTTCATCTACAGACGGGTTCTTGACCCTCTTGTTGCCAGCATAAAGAAATCATCTCCAAGAGGACTAACCGAGCTCCAACGTATGGGAGTTGGCCTCATAATTGCTATAATGGCAATGGTAGCAGCTGGTATAGTGGAGCATTTCAGGTTAAAATATGCCAACAAAGATTGTTCACATTGCACCAACTCGAGTTCTTTAAGCATTTTCTGGCAAGTTCCTCAATATGTACTGATTGGCGCATCAGAGGTTTTCATGTATGTTGGACAATTGGAATTTTTCAATGGACAAGCACCCGACGGATTGAAAAGTTTTGGAAGTGCACTTTGCATGACTTCAATTTCACTAGGGAACTATGTCAGTAGCTTGCTGGTTTCTAttgttattaaattttcgactaccAATAAAATGCCTGGATGGATACCTGGAAACCTTAACAAGGGTCATTTGGATAGATTTTACTTCCTCTTAGCAGCATTGACAATAGCTGATTTTGTGGTCTACCTCATTTGTGCTAAGTGGTATAAGTACATTGAGTTTGAACAGAGAAGTAGTAGAACGCAAAATGAAGAGCAGCAGGGGGGTTTGAGATTCTTGGCTTGA
- the LOC107844099 gene encoding protein NRT1/ PTR FAMILY 7.3 isoform X1 has protein sequence MEYCLNIDKMKDDKVGNIPHEEFTLDGTVDMHGHPAVRDRTGRWFAGVLLLVNQGLATLAFFGVGVNLVLFLTRVMGQDNAEAANNVSKWTGTVYIFSLLGAFLSDSYWGRYKTCAIFQAIFVVGLVSLSLSSYIFLIKPNGCGDEETPCGSPSSVHTVLFYVSIYLIALGNGGYQPTIATFGSDQFDEDHPQESHSKVSFFSYFYLALNLGSLFSNTILVYFEDKGMWTLGFWASAGSAILALVLFLIGTPRYRHFKPTGNPISRFCQVIVAAIRKWKTEQPSNGDDLYEGDGRELADNSSRNILHTKEFRFLDKAAIITSKERLDNPWSLCPVTQVEEVKCILKLFPIWLCTILYSVVFTQMASLFVEQGDAMKTTVSGFHIPPASMSSFDILSVAAFIFIYRRVLDPLVASIKKSSPRGLTELQRMGVGLIIAIMAMVAAGIVEHFRLKYANKDCSHCTNSSSLSIFWQVPQYVLIGASEVFMYVGQLEFFNGQAPDGLKSFGSALCMTSISLGNYVSSLLVSIVIKFSTTNKMPGWIPGNLNKGHLDRFYFLLAALTIADFVVYLICAKWYKYIEFEQRSSRTQNEEQQGGLRFLA, from the exons ATGGAGTACTGCTTAAACATTGACAAAATG AAGGATGATAAGGTAGGGAATATTCCACACGAAGAATTCACTCTTGATGGAACTGTTGATATGCATGGTCACCCTGCTGTGCGTGACAGGACTGGAAGATGGTTTGCTGGTGTTCTATTACTAG TGAATCAAGGTTTAGCAACACTAGCATTCTTTGGGGTTGGAGTGAATCTAGTCCTATTTCTTACAAGAGTTATGGGGCAAGATAATGCTGAAGCAGCCAACAATGTTAGTAAATGGACTGGCACGGTTTACATCTTCTCACTTTTGGGAGCTTTCTTAAGTGATTCCTATTGGGGTAGATACAAGACTTGTGCCATCTTCCAAGCCATTTTTGTCGTT GGCCtagtatcattatcattatcttcataCATTTTCTTGATCAAGCCTAATGGCTGTGGAGATGAAGAAACCCCTTGTGGATCCCCTTCAAGTGTCCATACTGTGCTCTTCTATGTGTCCATTTACTTGATTGCTCTTGGTAATGGAGGGTATCAACCTACCATTGCAACATTTGGATCAGATCAATTTGATGAAGATCATCCTCAAGAAAGTCACTCAAAAGTGTCCTTCTTTAGCTATTTCTACTTAGCATTGAATCTTGGATCCTTATTTTCAAACACTATCTTAGTCTATTTTGAGGACAAAGGCATGTGGACATTGGGTTTTTGGGCATCAGCTGGCTCAGCTATTTTGGCATTAGTTCTGTTTCTCATTGGGACACCTAGGTACAGACACTTCAAGCCTACGGGGAACCCCATTTCAAGATTTTGTCAAGTGATTGTAGCTGCAATTAGGAAATGGAAGACAGAGCAACCTTCAAATGGAGATGATCTATATGAAGGTGATGGAAGAGAGCTTGCTGATAATAGCAGTCGAAACATACTGCATACGAAAGAATTTAG ATTCTTGGATAAAGCAGCTATAATCACTTCAAAGGAGAGACTTGATAATCCGTGGAGCCTTTGTCCAGTGACTCAAGTGGAAGAAGTGAAATGCATCCTAAAACTATTTCCAATTTGGCTTTGTACAATACTTTACTCTGTTGTGTTCACTCAAATGGCCTCTTTATTCGTGGAACAAGGTGATGCCATGAAGACTACAGTTTCAGGCTTCCACATCCCTCCTGCAAGCATGTCAAGCTTCGACATCCTTAGTGTTGCAGCATTCATTTTCATCTACAGACGGGTTCTTGACCCTCTTGTTGCCAGCATAAAGAAATCATCTCCAAGAGGACTAACCGAGCTCCAACGTATGGGAGTTGGCCTCATAATTGCTATAATGGCAATGGTAGCAGCTGGTATAGTGGAGCATTTCAGGTTAAAATATGCCAACAAAGATTGTTCACATTGCACCAACTCGAGTTCTTTAAGCATTTTCTGGCAAGTTCCTCAATATGTACTGATTGGCGCATCAGAGGTTTTCATGTATGTTGGACAATTGGAATTTTTCAATGGACAAGCACCCGACGGATTGAAAAGTTTTGGAAGTGCACTTTGCATGACTTCAATTTCACTAGGGAACTATGTCAGTAGCTTGCTGGTTTCTAttgttattaaattttcgactaccAATAAAATGCCTGGATGGATACCTGGAAACCTTAACAAGGGTCATTTGGATAGATTTTACTTCCTCTTAGCAGCATTGACAATAGCTGATTTTGTGGTCTACCTCATTTGTGCTAAGTGGTATAAGTACATTGAGTTTGAACAGAGAAGTAGTAGAACGCAAAATGAAGAGCAGCAGGGGGGTTTGAGATTCTTGGCTTGA